In one window of Leifsonia sp. NPDC080035 DNA:
- a CDS encoding PTS mannitol transporter subunit IICB has translation MTSATATSTTPSTPKKPGGARVHVQRFGTFLSNMVMPNIAAFIAWGIVTALFIAQGPFPNKDIASLVGPMITYLLPLLLANTGGRLVYGVRGGVVGTIAAMGVIVGTDIPMFIGAMIMGPLGGYLMKLVDRIWEGKIKAGFEMLVNNFSAGILGFLLAIGAFFGIAPLVQGLSKALEAGVDWLVSVHLLPLVSILVEPGKVLFLNNAINHGVFTPIGTLESQQAGKSILFLIETNPGPGAGILLAWAIFGLGAARAAAPGAFIIQFFGGIHEIYFPYVLMKPILIIGAILGGMTGVAVNVAFQTGLRAPAAPGSVFAIFAQAPVPNMLGIALAIVAAAAVSFAFTAIVLRSSRKRDLAAGNAGDLSAAVAQTEANKGKESSVLGSLVNEGEHDTGDAQGDATNRLVRNIVFACDAGMGSSAMGASVLRNKFKKAGVEGVTVTNQAISNLDGTADLVITQQQLTDRAKGQSPNSLHVSVDNFMNSPKYDEVVDLVAKQNTTEDASK, from the coding sequence ATGACATCGGCGACAGCGACGTCGACGACACCGTCGACACCGAAGAAGCCCGGAGGTGCACGCGTCCACGTGCAGCGGTTCGGCACCTTCCTCTCGAACATGGTCATGCCGAACATCGCCGCATTCATCGCGTGGGGCATCGTCACGGCGCTCTTCATCGCGCAGGGTCCGTTCCCGAACAAGGACATCGCCAGCCTCGTCGGCCCGATGATCACGTACCTGCTCCCGCTGCTCCTCGCCAACACCGGCGGTCGCCTGGTCTACGGCGTCCGCGGCGGCGTCGTCGGCACCATCGCGGCCATGGGCGTCATCGTCGGCACCGACATCCCGATGTTCATCGGAGCGATGATCATGGGTCCCCTCGGCGGCTACCTGATGAAGCTCGTCGACCGGATCTGGGAGGGGAAGATCAAGGCGGGCTTCGAGATGCTCGTCAACAACTTCTCCGCCGGCATCCTCGGCTTCCTCCTGGCGATCGGCGCCTTCTTCGGCATCGCACCGCTCGTGCAGGGGCTGAGCAAGGCGCTGGAGGCGGGCGTCGACTGGCTCGTGTCGGTGCACCTGCTCCCCCTGGTGAGCATCCTCGTCGAGCCGGGCAAGGTCCTCTTCCTGAACAACGCCATCAACCACGGCGTCTTCACCCCGATCGGAACACTGGAGTCGCAGCAGGCCGGGAAGTCGATCCTGTTCCTCATCGAGACGAACCCCGGCCCCGGCGCCGGCATCCTGCTCGCCTGGGCGATCTTCGGTCTGGGAGCGGCTCGCGCGGCCGCACCGGGCGCGTTCATCATCCAGTTCTTCGGCGGCATCCACGAGATCTACTTCCCGTACGTGCTGATGAAGCCCATCCTCATCATCGGCGCCATCCTCGGTGGCATGACGGGTGTCGCGGTGAACGTCGCGTTCCAGACGGGCCTCCGGGCACCGGCGGCGCCAGGGTCGGTGTTCGCGATCTTCGCCCAGGCGCCGGTGCCCAACATGCTCGGCATCGCCCTGGCGATCGTCGCCGCCGCGGCCGTCTCGTTCGCCTTCACGGCGATCGTGCTCCGGTCCAGCCGCAAGCGCGACCTCGCCGCGGGCAACGCCGGCGACCTGTCCGCCGCCGTCGCGCAGACCGAGGCGAACAAGGGCAAGGAGTCCAGCGTCCTCGGAAGCCTGGTGAACGAGGGCGAGCACGACACCGGCGATGCGCAGGGCGACGCCACGAACCGGCTGGTGCGCAACATCGTCTTCGCGTGCGACGCTGGGATGGGTTCGAGCGCGATGGGCGCGTCCGTGCTGCGGAACAAGTTCAAGAAGGCCGGCGTCGAAGGGGTGACGGTGACCAACCAGGCGATCAGCAACCTCGACGGAACGGCGGACCTGGTGATCACGCAGCAGCAGTTGACCGACCGGGCGAAGGGCCAGTCCCCGAACTCGCTGCACGTCTCGGTCGACAACTTCATGAACAGCCCGAAGTACGACGAGGTC
- the ptsP gene encoding phosphoenolpyruvate--protein phosphotransferase produces the protein MSDTTTQLTGAGIGQGLALGRVLRMSDPLPEPADEASTRTPDEEKARVTAAVAAVGADLRARAAKVTGVASDVLEAQSMMAEDSTLADDVASRIDGGKTAERAVYEGFAVFRDMLIGLGGYMGERATDLDDVAQRVIAALEGRPAPGVPESDEPYILVARDLAPADTALLDLSKVLGLVTREGGPTSHTAILAREKAIVAIVGVAGADGLADGTEVIVDAAAGTVTVSPTPEQRADAERRIEDRKAALSGGLEPGVLADGTSIPLLANLGSAEGADAALAAGAEGVGLFRTEFLFLDARMAPTVEQQRDQYAKLLQAFPGKKVVVRVLDAGADKPLEFLNDAHEDNPALGLRGLRALRANEDILREQLTALAEADARTDADLWVMAPMVATVEETRYFVRLASEFGLKTVGVMVEVPSAALLADRVLEEAAFASIGTNDLTQYTLAADRLLGSVAGFQDPWHPAVLRLIGDVGAAGAAKGKPVGICGEAAADPLLAVVLVGLGATTLSMSPAAIADVRLSLTRYTLDQARVLAEAALAADGAAEARDAVRAAAARFTP, from the coding sequence ATGAGCGACACGACGACGCAGCTGACCGGAGCCGGCATCGGCCAGGGCCTCGCGCTGGGGCGCGTGCTCCGGATGTCCGATCCGCTCCCCGAGCCCGCCGACGAGGCGAGCACCCGCACGCCCGACGAGGAGAAGGCCCGCGTGACCGCGGCCGTCGCCGCGGTGGGCGCCGATCTCCGCGCCCGTGCCGCGAAGGTGACCGGCGTCGCCTCCGACGTGCTCGAGGCGCAGTCGATGATGGCGGAGGACTCGACCCTCGCCGACGACGTCGCCTCCCGCATCGACGGCGGCAAGACCGCCGAGCGGGCCGTGTACGAGGGCTTCGCGGTGTTCCGCGACATGCTCATCGGCCTGGGCGGCTACATGGGCGAGCGCGCCACCGACCTCGACGACGTGGCCCAGCGGGTCATCGCCGCGCTGGAGGGCCGCCCCGCCCCCGGCGTCCCGGAGTCGGACGAGCCGTACATCCTCGTCGCCAGGGACCTCGCCCCCGCCGACACCGCGCTGCTGGACCTGAGCAAGGTGCTCGGCCTGGTCACGCGCGAGGGCGGACCGACCTCGCACACCGCGATCCTCGCGCGCGAGAAGGCGATCGTCGCGATCGTCGGCGTCGCGGGCGCGGACGGGCTCGCGGACGGCACCGAGGTGATCGTGGACGCCGCAGCAGGAACGGTGACCGTCTCCCCCACTCCCGAGCAGCGGGCCGACGCCGAACGGCGCATCGAGGACAGGAAGGCCGCCCTCTCCGGCGGCCTGGAGCCCGGCGTGCTCGCGGACGGCACCAGCATCCCGTTGCTGGCGAACCTCGGCTCCGCGGAAGGAGCCGACGCGGCTCTCGCGGCCGGGGCGGAGGGCGTCGGCCTGTTCCGGACCGAGTTCCTCTTCCTGGACGCGCGGATGGCGCCGACGGTGGAGCAGCAGCGCGACCAGTACGCGAAGCTGCTGCAGGCCTTCCCCGGCAAGAAGGTCGTCGTGCGCGTGCTCGATGCCGGCGCGGACAAGCCGCTCGAGTTCCTCAACGACGCGCACGAGGACAACCCGGCCCTCGGCCTGCGCGGACTGCGCGCGCTGCGCGCCAACGAGGACATCCTGCGCGAACAGCTGACCGCTCTCGCCGAGGCGGACGCCCGCACCGACGCCGACCTCTGGGTGATGGCGCCGATGGTGGCCACCGTCGAAGAGACGCGGTATTTCGTCCGGCTCGCGAGCGAGTTCGGGCTGAAGACCGTCGGCGTGATGGTGGAGGTCCCGTCCGCCGCGCTCCTCGCCGACCGCGTGCTCGAGGAGGCGGCGTTCGCCTCCATCGGCACCAACGACCTCACGCAGTACACGCTCGCCGCCGATCGCCTCCTCGGTTCGGTCGCCGGCTTCCAGGACCCGTGGCATCCCGCCGTCCTGCGCCTGATCGGCGACGTCGGCGCGGCCGGAGCTGCGAAGGGCAAGCCTGTCGGCATCTGCGGCGAGGCGGCGGCGGACCCGCTGCTCGCGGTGGTCCTCGTCGGGCTCGGCGCGACCACGCTCTCCATGTCGCCGGCGGCCATCGCCGACGTGCGGCTCTCCCTCACCCGTTACACCCTCGACCAGGCTCGCGTCCTGGCCGAGGCAGCCCTGGCCGCCGACGGCGCGGCCGAAGCCCGGGATGCGGTCCGAGCGGCCGCGGCCCGGTTCACCCCCTAA
- a CDS encoding HPr family phosphocarrier protein codes for MAERIITVGSSHGLHARPAKLFVEAVNNSGATVQLSKEGGKAVNAGSILGVISLGIDHGDKIVLTTDAPNAEAVLDDLAEILATDHDA; via the coding sequence ATGGCTGAGCGGATCATCACTGTCGGATCGAGCCACGGGCTGCACGCCCGGCCGGCGAAGCTCTTCGTGGAGGCGGTGAACAACTCGGGCGCCACGGTGCAGCTCTCGAAGGAGGGCGGCAAGGCCGTGAACGCCGGCAGCATCCTCGGCGTGATCTCGCTCGGCATCGACCACGGCGACAAGATCGTGCTCACCACGGACGCGCCGAACGCCGAAGCGGTGCTCGACGACCTGGCCGAGATCCTCGCAACGGACCACGACGCCTGA
- a CDS encoding PTS IIB subunit has product MKIVVVCGAGASSTFVAVKLRNAAAARGLQADVAAGSASQLDSFEGVDVVLVGAHLESSVPGLRARAAETGTAVAVLPPVSPAALDGGRALDLALDAKAAAL; this is encoded by the coding sequence ATGAAGATCGTCGTCGTCTGCGGCGCGGGCGCCTCCAGCACGTTCGTTGCCGTGAAGCTGCGCAATGCCGCGGCCGCCCGCGGGCTGCAGGCCGACGTCGCCGCCGGGAGCGCGAGCCAGCTCGACTCGTTCGAGGGCGTCGACGTCGTCCTCGTCGGCGCGCACCTCGAATCCTCGGTGCCCGGCCTGCGCGCCAGGGCCGCCGAGACCGGCACGGCCGTCGCGGTCCTTCCGCCGGTGTCGCCCGCCGCGCTCGACGGAGGCCGGGCGCTCGATCTGGCCCTCGACGCGAAAGCGGCGGCACTATGA
- a CDS encoding PRD domain-containing protein encodes MALSAKQARMLDILSRRAAWVTAAELAHDLGVTTRSIRSYVAALGGVVESGPNGYRVRQDAYAALLADADQDADSGSPQERLVFVARRLLDEPEGIDVYETADSLYVSESTIESDLTRMRGLLAGTELTLERQGPIARLAGPEIARRKLISRLFRDEMRQSVVDVARIQEAFASRGLTEFKGDLVAMLDARGFFVNEYGINDVLLHMAVALDRVAKDRVLPAAGDPGVSETIRSLADDLGGLIRTHFDVELDATELRYLAILMRTRVIAPGAGRDTVEEFVSEDDLAVVRGIVSRASAEYLVDLRDENFIVRLTLHVQNLVARAHEKTYSRNPLTRSIKSSYPMIYELAVYIASRLQAAEGIEVNDDEIAYIAMHVGAYLEQQSRRRDAVTCAVVCPNYYDMHILLRERLEATLGDELDITTVITTADADWSTIDADLVLTTIDPRGRRENAIIVQPFLTETDVDHVRQSVARIRRQRRRAAIKSELLEYFDESLFLRNFYARDAITMIRALGDRMIAADAIDAEYVAQSIEREQMSSTAFTDSLAVPHAMTMSAKRTAIAIVVNDTAMDWGDARVNVIAFIAFSAGGRAAFQTVFDQFVEVFSDREAVLGLIRRADTFTAFIDELVRIIDA; translated from the coding sequence GTGGCGCTCTCGGCGAAGCAGGCGAGGATGCTCGACATCCTCTCGCGTCGTGCTGCCTGGGTGACGGCCGCCGAGCTCGCCCACGACCTCGGGGTGACCACGCGCAGCATCCGCAGTTACGTCGCCGCGCTCGGCGGCGTCGTCGAGTCCGGCCCGAACGGGTACCGGGTGCGGCAGGACGCCTACGCCGCGCTGCTCGCGGACGCTGACCAGGACGCCGACTCCGGGTCGCCGCAGGAGCGCCTCGTCTTCGTCGCGCGCCGGCTGCTCGACGAGCCGGAGGGCATCGACGTGTACGAGACAGCGGACAGCCTGTATGTGAGCGAGTCGACGATCGAATCGGATCTGACCCGGATGCGCGGCCTCCTCGCCGGCACAGAGCTGACGCTGGAGCGGCAGGGCCCGATCGCGCGGCTCGCCGGGCCGGAGATCGCCAGGCGCAAGCTGATCAGCCGGCTGTTCCGCGACGAGATGCGCCAGAGCGTCGTCGACGTCGCGCGCATCCAGGAGGCGTTCGCCTCGCGGGGGCTCACCGAGTTCAAGGGCGATCTGGTCGCGATGCTCGACGCACGCGGGTTCTTCGTCAACGAGTACGGCATCAACGACGTCCTGCTGCACATGGCCGTCGCCCTCGACAGGGTGGCGAAGGATCGCGTCCTGCCGGCCGCGGGCGACCCCGGCGTGAGCGAGACCATCCGCTCGCTGGCCGATGACCTGGGCGGGCTCATCCGCACGCACTTCGACGTGGAGCTGGACGCCACCGAACTGCGCTACCTCGCCATCCTGATGCGCACCAGGGTGATCGCCCCCGGCGCGGGCAGGGACACGGTGGAGGAGTTCGTCAGCGAGGACGACCTGGCGGTCGTGCGCGGCATCGTCTCCCGTGCCTCCGCCGAGTACCTCGTCGACCTGCGCGACGAGAACTTCATCGTGCGGCTCACCCTGCACGTGCAGAACCTGGTGGCGCGGGCCCACGAGAAGACCTACTCGCGCAACCCGCTCACCCGGTCGATCAAGAGTTCGTACCCGATGATCTACGAGCTCGCGGTCTACATCGCGAGCCGGTTGCAGGCGGCGGAGGGGATCGAGGTCAACGACGACGAGATCGCCTACATCGCGATGCACGTCGGCGCCTACCTCGAGCAGCAGTCGCGGCGGAGGGACGCGGTCACCTGTGCGGTCGTCTGCCCGAACTACTACGACATGCACATCCTGCTCCGCGAGCGACTGGAGGCCACCCTCGGCGACGAGCTGGACATCACCACCGTGATCACCACGGCGGATGCGGACTGGTCGACCATCGACGCCGACCTGGTGCTGACCACGATCGATCCGCGCGGCCGGCGGGAGAACGCGATCATCGTCCAGCCGTTCCTCACCGAGACCGACGTCGACCACGTCCGTCAGTCGGTCGCCCGCATCCGGCGCCAGCGCCGCAGGGCCGCGATCAAGAGCGAACTGCTGGAGTACTTCGACGAGAGCCTGTTCCTGCGCAACTTCTACGCGCGGGATGCGATCACGATGATCCGCGCGCTCGGCGACAGGATGATCGCGGCCGACGCGATCGACGCGGAGTACGTCGCCCAGTCCATCGAGCGCGAGCAGATGTCGTCCACGGCGTTCACGGACTCGCTGGCCGTGCCGCACGCGATGACCATGAGCGCCAAGCGCACCGCCATCGCGATCGTCGTCAACGACACGGCGATGGACTGGGGCGACGCCCGCGTCAACGTGATCGCCTTCATCGCGTTCTCGGCGGGCGGGAGGGCGGCCTTCCAGACCGTCTTCGACCAGTTCGTCGAGGTCTTCTCCGACCGGGAGGCCGTACTGGGTCTGATCCGCAGGGCGGACACCTTCACGGCGTTCATCGACGAGCTGGTGCGCATCATCGACGCGTGA
- a CDS encoding HAD hydrolase-like protein produces MTNPTPTTTVTRTWTCILFDLDGTLTDSAPGITASLARTFETLGMPVPAPAQLVEYVGPPLLDSLQSMAGMDEAAARDALAVYRVDYAASGAFDSAVFPGIRGLLQRLHTAGIPLAVATSKPEVQAVRILEHFGLASYFDVIAGATEDESRSAKADVVEEALRRLTEQGVDLAHTVMVGDRQYDVEGAGEHGLPTILVEWGYGSPAEAAGAIAVVHSADQLSSLLLG; encoded by the coding sequence ATGACCAACCCGACCCCGACGACCACCGTCACCCGAACCTGGACCTGCATCCTGTTCGACCTCGACGGCACACTCACCGACTCCGCCCCCGGCATCACCGCCTCCCTCGCCCGGACCTTCGAGACCCTCGGGATGCCCGTCCCGGCGCCCGCCCAGCTCGTCGAGTACGTCGGTCCGCCGCTCCTCGACTCCCTGCAGAGCATGGCCGGGATGGACGAGGCGGCCGCCCGCGACGCGCTCGCGGTGTACCGCGTCGACTACGCGGCCAGCGGCGCCTTCGACAGCGCGGTCTTCCCCGGCATCCGCGGCCTGCTGCAGCGTCTGCACACTGCAGGCATCCCGCTCGCCGTCGCCACGAGCAAGCCAGAGGTGCAGGCCGTCCGCATCCTGGAGCACTTCGGCCTCGCGTCGTACTTCGATGTGATCGCGGGCGCGACGGAGGACGAGAGCCGCAGCGCGAAGGCGGACGTGGTGGAGGAGGCGCTGCGCCGGCTCACCGAGCAAGGCGTCGACCTCGCGCACACCGTCATGGTCGGCGACCGGCAGTACGACGTGGAGGGCGCGGGCGAGCACGGCCTGCCGACGATCCTCGTCGAGTGGGGCTACGGCTCCCCCGCCGAGGCGGCCGGCGCGATCGCGGTCGTGCACTCTGCCGACCAGCTGAGCTCGCTGCTGCTCGGCTGA
- a CDS encoding SseB family protein — protein sequence MAAPQGRFPQSYENGPVRTALAAIAAEPTMENLDALLAAAQKGGLVVDVTGSSADEVRLRTISSTTGEAVLPLFTSMKALRTAVGAATGKGTRVQAVIVPATEALGYIRTADFVAVQFDPGAPHTMVVARSHIESALSEH from the coding sequence ATGGCGGCGCCACAGGGACGCTTCCCGCAGAGCTACGAGAACGGCCCGGTGCGCACGGCACTGGCCGCGATCGCCGCCGAGCCGACCATGGAGAACCTGGATGCGCTGCTCGCCGCGGCGCAGAAGGGCGGCCTGGTGGTCGATGTCACGGGCTCCAGTGCCGACGAGGTCCGGCTGCGGACCATCAGCTCCACCACCGGAGAAGCCGTCCTCCCGCTCTTCACCTCGATGAAGGCGCTGCGCACGGCCGTCGGCGCCGCGACGGGGAAGGGCACGCGCGTCCAGGCGGTCATCGTGCCGGCGACCGAGGCGCTCGGCTACATCCGCACCGCCGACTTCGTCGCCGTGCAGTTCGATCCCGGCGCCCCGCACACGATGGTGGTCGCCCGCTCGCACATCGAGTCCGCCCTCAGCGAGCACTGA
- the nucS gene encoding endonuclease NucS, producing MRLVIANCSVDYAGRLSAHLPLAKRLLMLKADGSLLVHSDGGSYKPLNWMSPPCTLTVDEPDELQREAGITQVWRVTQAKTADMLVVSIHEVLSDTAHELGIDPGLQKDGVEAHLQKLLAEQIHLLGDGHVLVRREYMTAIGPVDILARDAGGASVAVELKRRGDIDGVEQLTRYLELMNRDPLLAPVSGVFAAQEIKPQARTLAEDRGIRCLVLDYDAMRGLDDSDSRLF from the coding sequence GTGCGCCTCGTGATTGCCAACTGCTCCGTCGACTACGCCGGCCGGCTGAGCGCTCACCTGCCGCTCGCGAAGCGGCTGCTGATGCTCAAGGCCGACGGCAGCCTGCTCGTGCACTCCGACGGCGGCTCGTACAAGCCGCTCAACTGGATGAGTCCGCCGTGCACACTCACGGTCGACGAGCCGGACGAACTGCAGCGCGAGGCGGGCATCACGCAGGTCTGGCGCGTCACCCAGGCGAAGACGGCGGACATGCTCGTCGTCTCCATCCACGAGGTGCTCAGCGACACGGCCCACGAGCTCGGGATCGACCCCGGCCTGCAGAAGGACGGCGTCGAGGCGCACCTGCAGAAGCTGCTCGCGGAGCAGATCCACCTGCTCGGCGACGGTCACGTGCTGGTGCGCCGGGAGTACATGACCGCGATCGGGCCGGTGGACATCCTGGCGCGGGACGCGGGCGGCGCCTCCGTCGCCGTCGAGCTCAAGCGCCGCGGTGACATCGACGGTGTCGAGCAGCTCACCCGCTACCTGGAACTGATGAACAGGGACCCGCTGCTCGCGCCGGTGTCCGGCGTCTTCGCCGCGCAGGAGATCAAGCCGCAGGCGCGGACCCTCGCGGAGGACCGCGGCATCCGCTGCCTCGTGCTCGACTACGACGCGATGCGCGGCCTCGACGACAGCGACTCGAGGCTGTTCTGA
- a CDS encoding lactonase family protein yields MEHRLLIGTYTEHLPHVDGVAPGLLSATFDGTRLSEARLEVPLTNPSWVTASPDGGHVYAVEETGPDGGIATIELRDGGLYPRGMDSAGGADPAHVVVHPSGRFLLTGTYGGGTVSVYAIRPDGTLGARTAFVQHEGHGADAARQDAPHVHQLSVDPVTGDVVVVDLGLGEVRWYALSDDGSLELRPEATVVTGASGPRHLAFHPDGAHALLVNELDSTLDVLRRDGDRFVRVHSVPTRAPGTDGPNLPAAVRVTAEGGTVLVTNRGDDTVAVFGFDAGSSTADFVAAVPAGGRAPRDLVLSPEGDRVLVACQDSREVTVFAFDAADRSLTPLGSQEIPTPVCLLFL; encoded by the coding sequence ATGGAACACCGCCTCCTCATCGGCACGTACACCGAACACCTCCCGCACGTCGACGGCGTGGCGCCGGGTCTGCTCTCCGCGACCTTCGACGGCACGCGCCTCTCCGAGGCCCGGCTGGAGGTGCCGCTGACGAACCCCTCGTGGGTGACCGCCTCGCCCGACGGCGGCCATGTCTACGCCGTGGAGGAGACAGGGCCGGACGGCGGCATCGCGACGATCGAGCTGCGCGACGGCGGGCTGTACCCGCGGGGGATGGACTCGGCGGGCGGAGCGGATCCGGCGCACGTCGTCGTGCATCCGTCGGGGCGGTTCCTCCTCACGGGCACGTACGGCGGCGGCACGGTCTCGGTGTACGCGATCCGTCCGGACGGCACTCTGGGCGCGCGCACGGCGTTCGTGCAGCACGAGGGCCACGGCGCTGACGCGGCCCGCCAGGATGCGCCGCACGTCCACCAGCTGAGCGTGGACCCGGTCACCGGCGACGTCGTCGTCGTCGACCTGGGGCTCGGCGAGGTGCGCTGGTACGCGCTCTCGGACGACGGCTCCCTGGAGCTGCGCCCGGAGGCGACCGTCGTCACGGGCGCATCCGGCCCTCGACACCTGGCGTTCCACCCGGACGGCGCGCACGCGCTGCTGGTGAACGAGCTGGACAGCACGCTCGACGTGCTGCGCAGGGACGGCGACCGCTTCGTGCGCGTGCACAGCGTCCCGACGCGTGCGCCGGGCACGGACGGTCCGAACCTGCCCGCCGCCGTGCGCGTGACGGCGGAGGGCGGGACGGTGCTGGTCACCAACCGCGGCGACGACACGGTGGCGGTGTTCGGCTTCGATGCGGGGTCGTCCACAGCGGACTTCGTCGCGGCGGTCCCCGCCGGGGGCCGGGCGCCGCGCGATCTCGTGCTGTCGCCGGAGGGCGACCGGGTCCTCGTGGCGTGCCAGGACAGCCGCGAGGTGACGGTCTTCGCCTTCGACGCCGCGGACCGCAGCCTGACCCCGCTCGGCTCGCAGGAGATCCCGACGCCGGTCTGTCTGCTGTTCCTCTGA
- a CDS encoding MFS transporter has translation MSQPTPNSTRDRRELRAWRNAVFVIFILSGLAMATWVARIPGVRDDLGFGTDPSSVGLLILGMSAGAIIGLTVSSPLLVRFGPHKGMVGGLVIVAVGTALIGVGSTVLHAVPLVAIGLILLGFGNGMVDVMMNVEGTAVEREIGKTLMPLMHACFSLGTVIGAGLGAAAAALHIAVVWHLGLVAIVVVVAAVIAIRFIPREADLGDEADEKVRVPFGQRMRTALAVWADWRLILIGVVMLGMAFGEGSANDWVALAVVDGHGQSNSTGAVVFGCFVAAMTVGRVLGGPVVDRIGRVAAIRITAGMGVVGLLLFILGGPMWVVVIGTILWGFGVSLGFPLGMSAAADGASNTAARVSAVAIIGYCAFLVGPPLIGFLGKEFGILHALFLILALLVASLLAAPAVRQVKRREPVAEPA, from the coding sequence ATGTCACAGCCGACCCCGAACAGCACCCGCGACCGCCGTGAACTGCGCGCGTGGCGCAACGCCGTGTTCGTCATCTTCATCCTGAGCGGCCTCGCGATGGCCACCTGGGTGGCGCGCATCCCCGGCGTCCGCGACGACCTCGGGTTCGGCACGGATCCGTCGTCCGTCGGCCTGCTCATCCTCGGGATGTCGGCGGGCGCGATCATCGGCCTCACCGTCTCCTCGCCCCTGCTGGTGCGCTTCGGTCCGCACAAGGGCATGGTCGGCGGGCTTGTCATCGTGGCGGTCGGCACGGCGCTCATCGGCGTCGGCTCCACCGTGCTGCACGCCGTCCCGCTCGTCGCGATCGGCCTCATCCTGCTCGGCTTCGGCAACGGCATGGTCGACGTGATGATGAACGTGGAGGGCACGGCGGTCGAGCGCGAGATCGGCAAGACGCTGATGCCGCTCATGCACGCCTGCTTCAGCCTCGGCACCGTCATCGGCGCGGGCCTCGGAGCGGCCGCCGCCGCACTTCACATCGCGGTCGTCTGGCACCTCGGGCTGGTCGCGATCGTCGTGGTGGTCGCCGCGGTGATCGCGATCCGTTTCATCCCGCGCGAGGCGGACCTCGGCGACGAGGCGGACGAGAAGGTGCGCGTGCCGTTCGGGCAGCGGATGCGCACGGCGCTGGCCGTATGGGCGGACTGGCGCCTCATCCTCATCGGCGTCGTCATGCTCGGCATGGCGTTCGGCGAGGGCTCGGCGAACGACTGGGTCGCCCTCGCGGTCGTCGACGGCCACGGCCAGTCCAACTCGACCGGCGCCGTGGTGTTCGGCTGCTTCGTCGCTGCGATGACGGTCGGCCGCGTGCTCGGCGGGCCGGTGGTCGACCGGATCGGCCGTGTCGCCGCCATCCGCATCACGGCCGGGATGGGCGTGGTCGGGCTGCTGCTGTTCATCCTCGGCGGTCCGATGTGGGTCGTCGTCATCGGCACGATCCTGTGGGGCTTCGGCGTCTCCCTCGGCTTCCCGCTCGGCATGTCCGCCGCCGCCGACGGAGCGTCCAACACCGCGGCGCGCGTCTCCGCGGTCGCGATCATCGGCTACTGCGCCTTCCTCGTCGGGCCGCCGCTGATCGGCTTCCTCGGCAAGGAGTTCGGCATCCTGCACGCGCTGTTCCTCATCCTCGCGCTGCTGGTCGCCTCGCTGCTGGCGGCTCCCGCCGTCCGCCAGGTCAAGCGCCGGGAGCCGGTGGCCGAGCCCGCCTGA